A genomic stretch from Lysobacter ciconiae includes:
- a CDS encoding response regulator transcription factor, which translates to MKILIVEDQHDIAANIWDFLERRGHEVDHAADGETGLIQALRIAFDVIVLDLGLPRLDGLDLCRQLREAGRGTPVLMLTARDTLDDKIRGFHEGADDYMVKPFELKELEARIRALHRRGAPSPLVPLVTGPLELDVQAMVASRGGSRIALTRSQSSILELLMKRSPGVVTHDLLIRAVAGNRGGDAASLHTHMYDLRNLVDKPFDTPLIRTVHAIGYRLVPPE; encoded by the coding sequence CTGAAAATCCTGATCGTGGAAGACCAGCACGATATCGCCGCCAACATCTGGGACTTCCTGGAGCGCCGCGGCCACGAGGTCGACCACGCCGCCGACGGCGAGACCGGGCTGATACAGGCCCTGCGCATCGCATTCGACGTGATCGTGCTGGACCTTGGCCTGCCCCGCCTGGACGGACTGGACCTGTGCCGGCAGCTGCGTGAGGCCGGCCGTGGAACACCGGTGTTGATGTTGACCGCCCGCGACACGCTCGACGACAAGATCCGCGGGTTCCATGAGGGCGCGGATGACTACATGGTCAAGCCGTTTGAACTCAAGGAACTGGAAGCGCGCATACGGGCATTGCACCGTCGCGGTGCGCCCTCGCCACTGGTGCCGCTCGTAACCGGCCCGCTGGAACTGGACGTCCAGGCGATGGTCGCCAGTCGCGGCGGTTCCCGGATCGCGCTTACACGCAGCCAGAGCAGCATCCTGGAGCTGCTGATGAAACGATCACCCGGAGTGGTCACCCATGACCTGCTGATCCGGGCCGTTGCGGGCAACCGCGGCGGCGATGCAGCCTCCCTGCACACGCATATGTATGACCTTAGAAACCTGGTGGACAAGCCGTTCGACACGCCACTGATCCGCACCGTGCACGCCATCGGTTACCGCCTGGTGCCACCCGAATGA
- a CDS encoding sensor histidine kinase: MRFPLPLRTRVTLLYTAMGAVLSVVFALGVVFIAEEYERVLVDSILTGQAHDYAERLQREPGIDLPRSDRVSGYQLLPGNRGEVPDVFLAQAPGIREVRDPDGDEVFLGVFDTAAGRLFFVMDLHDIEALERYLAFVLAVVVLAGTAFSAWLGWLLSGRVVRPVQQLAESVAALPTQPERTALAAQLPPDELGQLATAIDDYQARLAAAAEAEQAFLGDASHELRTPISVVRGATELLLEDSADMPALQPRLHRLDRGIRELSELIDALMRLARHRVDLAESVELRGWLSSCLKGVPSIADGSVSVALEGPEIDMELPASDATLIVHGVLRRLLPPGVQGALRVSICDSRISFVFDGDDTRRPTTSRPRPASSDRRLGLTLVGRLAHRIGWEIDDTNAASGIVDIRLAQG; the protein is encoded by the coding sequence ATGAGGTTCCCGTTGCCGCTGCGCACGCGCGTGACCTTGCTGTACACGGCCATGGGCGCCGTCCTGAGCGTGGTGTTTGCGCTGGGCGTGGTGTTCATCGCCGAGGAGTACGAGCGCGTCCTGGTGGACTCCATCCTCACCGGCCAGGCGCATGATTACGCCGAACGGCTGCAGCGCGAGCCCGGTATCGACCTTCCACGCAGCGACCGGGTCAGCGGCTATCAGCTCCTGCCGGGCAACCGCGGCGAAGTTCCGGACGTATTCCTGGCGCAGGCACCGGGGATCCGTGAGGTACGCGACCCGGATGGCGACGAGGTGTTCCTGGGCGTGTTCGATACCGCGGCCGGACGCCTGTTCTTTGTGATGGACCTGCACGACATTGAAGCGCTGGAGCGCTACCTCGCCTTCGTCCTCGCCGTGGTGGTGCTAGCAGGAACCGCTTTCAGCGCGTGGCTGGGATGGCTCCTGTCGGGTCGGGTCGTGCGCCCGGTCCAGCAACTGGCCGAGTCCGTCGCCGCGTTGCCGACCCAGCCCGAACGCACGGCGCTCGCAGCCCAACTGCCGCCCGACGAACTGGGACAGCTGGCCACGGCAATTGATGACTACCAGGCCCGCCTGGCCGCTGCCGCCGAAGCCGAGCAGGCTTTCCTGGGCGATGCCAGCCACGAACTGCGCACACCGATTTCCGTCGTGCGCGGCGCGACCGAGTTGCTGCTGGAGGACAGCGCCGACATGCCGGCCCTGCAGCCCCGTCTGCACCGCCTGGACCGCGGCATCCGTGAACTGTCGGAACTCATCGATGCGCTGATGCGACTGGCCCGCCACCGGGTGGATTTGGCAGAGTCGGTGGAACTGCGCGGCTGGCTGTCGTCCTGCTTGAAAGGGGTTCCTTCAATCGCCGACGGATCGGTGAGCGTCGCCCTGGAAGGCCCCGAGATCGACATGGAACTGCCGGCGAGCGACGCGACCCTGATCGTCCACGGCGTGTTGCGCCGCCTGCTGCCTCCGGGCGTGCAGGGAGCGCTGCGTGTCTCGATCTGCGACAGCAGGATCTCGTTCGTCTTCGACGGCGATGACACCCGGCGACCCACCACCTCGAGGCCCCGCCCTGCCAGCAGCGACCGTCGCCTTGGCCTGACGCTGGTCGGTCGGCTTGCCCACCGCATCGGCTGGGAGATCGACGACACCAACGCCGCCTCAGGCATCGTCGATATACGCCTCGCTCAGGGATAG
- a CDS encoding sensor histidine kinase, with amino-acid sequence MKAAGSLQKQLVYGLTLGIVVLWVVATALSGLIVQNRLDDAFDDAMQGAAQRILPLAVMDILNREEPLTQQRVAPLNALPGQVAYLVRDREGTILLQSRDADLTVFGPPTMQGFSTTPTHRLYGASALRDTLFLQVAEPLSYRRKAARDATFALLLPLLVLVPASLLGVWLFVRFSLRSVRSYRRAVEARGVGDLSPIQTAPLPLEIRPSADAVNNLIDRLRRALETERRFTANSAHELRTPLAAALAQVQRLRHEAADGPVKDRAAQIEASLRELARLAEKLMQLAKAEGGSVLADVPQDLAMLLNHVVEDLQRVATVPIQLTLPPDGPVLSPIDADAFAILARNLIENALKHGAPGRPINVELTTDARLTVVNAGDVLDPAELAQLTERFVRGSGRAPGYGLGLAIVSTVATAARAELKLASPATDRADGFQASVQFPVAGM; translated from the coding sequence ATGAAGGCGGCGGGCAGTCTGCAGAAGCAGCTCGTTTACGGCCTCACTCTGGGGATCGTCGTGTTGTGGGTGGTCGCGACCGCCCTGTCCGGGCTGATCGTGCAGAACCGGCTCGACGATGCGTTCGACGATGCGATGCAGGGCGCTGCGCAGCGGATCCTGCCGCTCGCGGTCATGGACATCCTCAATCGCGAAGAGCCACTTACCCAGCAGAGGGTGGCGCCACTGAATGCGCTTCCCGGCCAGGTCGCGTATCTGGTGCGCGACCGCGAGGGCACCATCCTGCTGCAATCGCGCGACGCCGACCTGACGGTCTTTGGCCCACCGACGATGCAGGGCTTCAGCACGACGCCGACCCACCGCCTGTACGGCGCCAGTGCACTGCGCGACACGCTGTTCCTGCAGGTGGCCGAACCCCTGTCATATCGCCGCAAGGCCGCGCGGGATGCCACCTTTGCCCTGCTGCTGCCACTGCTGGTGCTGGTGCCCGCCAGCCTGCTGGGCGTCTGGCTGTTCGTGCGTTTCAGCCTGCGCAGCGTGCGCTCCTATCGACGCGCGGTCGAAGCCCGAGGCGTAGGTGACCTCTCGCCGATCCAGACCGCGCCCTTGCCGCTGGAAATCCGTCCGAGCGCGGATGCGGTCAACAACCTGATTGATCGCCTGCGGCGTGCGCTTGAGACCGAGCGCAGGTTCACCGCCAACAGTGCGCACGAGCTGCGCACCCCGCTGGCGGCCGCGCTTGCCCAGGTGCAGCGTCTCCGCCATGAGGCGGCCGACGGACCGGTCAAGGATCGCGCAGCGCAGATCGAGGCATCGCTGAGGGAGCTGGCGCGCCTCGCCGAGAAGTTGATGCAACTGGCAAAGGCGGAGGGCGGGAGCGTGCTTGCGGACGTTCCCCAGGACCTGGCGATGCTGCTGAACCACGTTGTGGAGGATCTGCAACGCGTGGCCACGGTTCCCATCCAGCTGACGCTGCCGCCGGATGGGCCGGTCCTCTCACCGATCGATGCAGACGCATTCGCGATCCTGGCGCGAAATTTGATCGAGAACGCGTTGAAACACGGCGCGCCGGGACGTCCCATCAATGTCGAACTGACCACAGACGCGCGGCTTACCGTCGTCAATGCCGGCGACGTCCTGGACCCCGCCGAGCTGGCACAGCTGACCGAGCGTTTCGTCCGCGGTAGCGGCCGGGCGCCCGGCTATGGGCTGGGATTGGCGATCGTCTCGACCGTTGCGACGGCGGCACGCGCCGAGCTCAAATTGGCCTCGCCCGCCACTGACCGGGCAGACGGATTCCAGGCCTCAGTGCAGTTTCCGGTTGCCGGGATGTGA
- a CDS encoding response regulator — translation MRVLLIEDNADLGQAVREQIGDDGHAVDWVQTLAYAQLAIGSTPYDLLLLDLMLPDGRGIDFLRRLRSAADRTPVIILTAMDQLSDRIAGLNAGADDYLVKPFDLSELSARVAAVARRYSGNPNPRLQLGELSIDLTDRSIQREGEAIALTAREWALLEAFLQRPGALLSKSQLEERLYEFGAEIESNAVEVHVSHLRKKLGFNVVDTVRGMGYRLGRLEQP, via the coding sequence ATGCGGGTACTGTTGATCGAGGACAACGCCGACCTGGGCCAGGCCGTGCGCGAGCAGATCGGCGATGACGGACACGCGGTGGATTGGGTGCAGACACTGGCTTACGCGCAACTGGCGATCGGCTCGACTCCGTACGACCTTCTCCTGCTCGACCTGATGCTGCCCGACGGCCGCGGCATCGATTTCCTGCGCCGCCTGCGCTCGGCCGCCGACCGCACGCCGGTCATCATCCTGACGGCCATGGACCAGCTGTCCGACCGCATTGCCGGCCTCAACGCCGGGGCAGATGACTACCTGGTCAAGCCGTTCGACCTGTCGGAACTGTCCGCCCGCGTGGCTGCCGTGGCGCGTCGTTACAGCGGCAATCCGAACCCGCGGTTGCAGCTGGGCGAGCTGTCCATCGACTTGACGGATCGAAGCATCCAGCGCGAAGGGGAAGCCATCGCCTTGACGGCGCGGGAATGGGCGCTGCTGGAAGCCTTCCTCCAGCGCCCGGGCGCGTTGTTGTCGAAGTCCCAGTTGGAGGAACGCCTGTACGAGTTCGGGGCCGAGATAGAGAGCAATGCGGTGGAGGTCCATGTCAGCCACCTGCGTAAAAAGCTCGGCTTCAACGTGGTCGATACCGTCCGCGGCATGGGCTACCGGTTGGGCCGGCTCGAGCAGCCATGA
- a CDS encoding PepSY domain-containing protein, which produces MKLLTLTGVVLVGLAFSGGALASDDCTDPVADWQPREVLRQQLEQQGWEVQRIKVDDGCYEVRGTDKLGNRFKAEYSPASLQIRELKIKFDGKGGARDYLDRKPDQRAK; this is translated from the coding sequence ATGAAACTGCTCACTCTGACCGGCGTCGTCCTCGTCGGCCTCGCCTTCAGCGGCGGCGCACTGGCCAGTGACGACTGTACCGATCCCGTAGCCGACTGGCAGCCGCGGGAAGTCCTGCGCCAGCAGCTGGAACAACAGGGCTGGGAAGTCCAGCGCATCAAGGTCGACGACGGCTGCTACGAAGTCCGCGGGACCGACAAGCTGGGAAACCGCTTCAAGGCCGAGTACTCCCCGGCATCGCTGCAGATCCGTGAGCTGAAGATCAAGTTCGACGGCAAAGGCGGCGCCCGCGACTACCTGGACCGAAAACCGGACCAGAGGGCCAAGTGA
- a CDS encoding DUF2271 domain-containing protein has translation MNKLVLSLCLAGAMALPALADARPVTLTTQMKAHGGDGAYLAIYVTDAAGKYHKTLWVSGKKSKYYKNLRDWARGSGMRASEFDGVSGASVGSGRTLKVTAELEDALIDAGYEIRIDTAVEDGRDNPADVRAPLTKAGSGKATAGRGYVQSFTYDM, from the coding sequence ATGAACAAGCTCGTCCTATCCCTCTGCCTGGCCGGTGCCATGGCCCTGCCCGCACTGGCTGATGCCCGGCCGGTCACCCTGACCACCCAGATGAAAGCCCACGGCGGTGACGGCGCCTACCTGGCCATCTATGTCACCGATGCCGCGGGCAAGTACCACAAGACACTCTGGGTCTCGGGCAAGAAGTCGAAGTACTACAAGAACCTGCGCGACTGGGCCCGCGGCAGCGGCATGCGGGCGAGCGAGTTTGACGGCGTGAGCGGCGCGAGCGTCGGCAGCGGGCGCACCCTCAAGGTCACCGCCGAACTTGAGGACGCGTTGATCGATGCCGGCTATGAAATACGGATCGACACCGCGGTGGAGGACGGTCGCGACAATCCCGCCGACGTGCGGGCGCCCCTGACCAAGGCCGGCAGCGGCAAAGCGACTGCGGGGCGCGGTTACGTGCAGTCATTCACTTACGACATGTAA